A stretch of Babesia bigemina genome assembly Bbig001, chromosome : III DNA encodes these proteins:
- a CDS encoding ThiF family domain containing protein, putative: protein MEDAPISNVMLIGAGGLGCEIIKNLAILGVRNITIVDPDTVELHNLTRQFLYRRNNVGMYKAQVAAQRITEHSKHITANYINQAIQNVPLTTIAKSDVIISAVDNVEARRWINLATMVIWQKRGNNVNFDSQRVGNPLPILIDGGSQELYGHVRVVSGRDQPCLECSLPLFSDEAYQPSCSIPKEPKSPEDCVRYVISHMFEDFTNERAEVKLPSNTKPISTVQGMRHAEIVDRVYEEARKYANAYGIETVTMAMVRKILNRGAINVNTTNAIIAAVIAHVAVNRDATKNFYFYSGDGNSVLDGFTMQKQEDCTLCKCKVITLQTDCQQTLKQLIDQIECITHSKNINITTKKGAVYLGSSSHLRELYNIRLHQTLDELKDILDENMYVTTPAGEAWYYVHMQQCHNLCCKNP from the exons ATGGAAGACGCGCCCATCTCAAACGTTATGCTAATAGGAGCGGGAGGGTTAG GTTGTGAAATCATCAAGAATCTAGCAATCCTTGGTGTACGGAACATAACCATTGTCGATCCAGACACAGTTGAGTTACATAATCTAACGCGGCAGTTCCTATACAG GCGTAACAATGTCGGTATGTACAAAGCGCAAGTGGCTGCGCAGAGAATCACGGAGCATAGCAAACATATCACGGCGAACTA CATCAATCAGGCAATACAAAATGTGCCACTGACGACGATCGCAAAGTCCGACGTCATCATATCGGCCGTAGACAATGTAGAAGCAAGGAGGTGGATCAACCTCGCCACGATGGTCATATGGCAGAAACGCGGAAACAATGTGAACTTCGATTCGCAACGGGTGGGAAATCCACTGCCCATACTCATAGATGGAGGATCACAAGAGCTCTATGGCCATGTGAGGGTTGTGAGCGGGCGCGACCAGCCCTGCCTTGAGTGCTCTCTACCCCTATTCAGTGACGAA GCTTATCAACCCTCTTGCTCAATACCGAAGGAGCCCAAGTCACCGGAGGACTGCGTTA GATATGTCATTAGCCACATGTTTGAGGATTTTACAAATGAACGTGCGGAGGTAAAACTGCCGTCAAACACGAAACCTATCTCTACGGTGCAGGGCATGCGCCACGCAGAGATCGTGGACCGTGTATACGAGGAAGCACGTAAATATGCGAATGCATATGGCATTGAAACCGTCACCATGGCTATGGTGCGCAAGATACTGAAC AGAGGCGCAATCAACGTTAACACAACGAACGCCATCATAGCCGCCGTCATTGCGCATGTTGCTGTTAATCGGGACGCCACCAAAAACTTCTATTTCTACAGCGGAGACGGCAATTCCGTGCTAGACGGTTTCACCATGCAGAAGCAAGAG GACTGCACGCTGTGCAAATGCaaggtcatcactttgcaAACCGACTGCCAGCAAACCCTTAAGCAACTGATCGATCAAATAGAGTGCATCACGCATTCCAAAAACATAAATATCACTACGAAAAAG GGGGCCGTCTACTTAGGATCGTCCAGCCATCTCCGCGAACTATACAATATCAGACTGCATCAGACGCTTGA CGAACTGAAGGACATACTGGATGAGAATATGTATGTCACCACACCAGCTGGCGAAGCCTGGTACTACGTTCACATGCAGCAGTGTCATAACTTATGCTGCAAAAACCCATAA